The Cronobacter sakazakii genome has a window encoding:
- a CDS encoding transglycosylase SLT domain-containing protein, whose product MPVVPTTTGRQVESRGFSSPGFAAQSSPNIGDAVTAVGDKYVGALAEAKQRANVALTQEASLQLNAVGNDLLTNPDTGFLNLQGKNAIGKSQEYTQQFDQQVEQIAAGLPDEQTRNAFLQQAQQQRMSFTTQAGRHEAGQVRQYEAGMQEATLKTLTTQFMNPEMTNVAGLTARNSIIAYGKAHGQSDEEIEQNWISWRENAAKGASEAWYVPMYQQMLGPGGKIQVTDTPTEAQLFSAMIWNESGGNQYSKDGAPLVSPKGAVGVAQVMEDTGPEAARLAGVPWDREKWLNDPRYNARLGQAYFGAQMQKYDNNPVLAVAAYNAGPGAVDGWIEKFGDPRTGAISNEQFAAAIPYEETRNYVAKVTGSAAAIPGDATMENLISQPWWNAMSPASKSQMMSKVAGLYDMQASAGRVALQSRMQDDLARLEAGQPVQPISAREWAAVMPLQAAPAERMQMEKTYQQYQQAMTLQPVYQSIMQGNVQQATAAVQALQPQENDADFKYKHELYATAQSKLNQVLKARESDPGTWLQQYSPVVQSAFAEYQNNQASGEYLVSRIQSEKDRLGIRSKKVLPDTMVNSLLERIDNSQESSVTAIQSVAQSFGKYSDQVMQQVQKNAFPALQVVMATENPRAANALWQNRSVKTADLRGSFEKPDADKADSSWNDQAKDFASTMVVQPGGTAVWNNFNEQGKRLTYINMQRGMSPSDAAKQAYQDILGEQYQTSGTWRLPNRTGLDLRDVTDGANAYLENLSAEQIMPLIGDPRLPESVNKEQSLSRIKESAQWVTNSNESGLTLMMNGLLVNGADGNPITVPFSDLAKLGTGNRSTWNKLTKFIDTPVKYTPGQSKNYSVESQRENILDILQNGQQSGR is encoded by the coding sequence ATGCCAGTTGTACCAACCACTACAGGAAGGCAGGTTGAAAGCCGTGGCTTTTCATCGCCAGGCTTTGCGGCGCAGTCATCGCCAAATATTGGTGATGCAGTCACTGCTGTTGGTGACAAATATGTTGGCGCGCTGGCAGAGGCTAAGCAGCGGGCTAACGTCGCACTGACCCAGGAAGCAAGCCTTCAGCTTAATGCCGTCGGCAATGATCTGCTGACAAACCCGGATACTGGATTCCTGAACCTTCAGGGGAAGAACGCCATAGGCAAAAGCCAGGAATACACGCAGCAGTTTGACCAACAGGTTGAGCAGATCGCTGCAGGACTGCCTGACGAGCAGACTCGCAATGCTTTCTTGCAGCAGGCCCAGCAACAGCGAATGAGCTTCACCACCCAGGCCGGGCGGCATGAAGCGGGGCAGGTTCGGCAGTACGAAGCTGGCATGCAGGAAGCAACGCTGAAAACCCTTACCACGCAGTTCATGAACCCAGAAATGACTAACGTTGCCGGACTGACTGCCAGGAACAGCATTATTGCCTATGGCAAAGCCCACGGGCAGAGCGATGAAGAGATAGAGCAGAACTGGATTTCGTGGCGTGAAAATGCGGCGAAAGGTGCATCTGAGGCCTGGTATGTGCCGATGTATCAGCAGATGCTGGGGCCAGGCGGCAAGATTCAGGTGACGGACACACCTACGGAAGCGCAACTGTTTTCCGCGATGATCTGGAATGAGAGTGGTGGCAATCAGTACAGCAAAGACGGCGCTCCCCTTGTGTCGCCGAAAGGCGCGGTAGGCGTGGCGCAAGTGATGGAGGATACCGGGCCGGAAGCTGCCCGGCTGGCGGGTGTGCCGTGGGATCGTGAAAAGTGGCTGAATGACCCGCGCTATAACGCGAGGCTCGGGCAAGCGTATTTCGGCGCGCAGATGCAGAAATATGACAATAATCCTGTGCTGGCGGTGGCGGCATATAACGCCGGTCCCGGCGCGGTTGATGGCTGGATTGAAAAATTTGGCGATCCTCGCACCGGCGCAATCAGCAACGAGCAATTCGCGGCCGCGATCCCCTACGAAGAAACCAGAAATTACGTGGCGAAAGTGACGGGCAGCGCGGCAGCCATCCCCGGCGATGCGACCATGGAGAACCTGATTTCTCAGCCGTGGTGGAATGCCATGAGCCCGGCCAGCAAATCCCAGATGATGAGCAAAGTCGCGGGCCTCTATGACATGCAGGCGTCTGCCGGTCGCGTGGCACTGCAAAGCCGGATGCAGGATGATCTGGCTCGCCTTGAAGCTGGTCAGCCGGTTCAGCCAATCAGCGCGCGTGAGTGGGCAGCGGTCATGCCGTTGCAGGCCGCCCCTGCAGAACGCATGCAGATGGAGAAAACCTACCAGCAATATCAGCAGGCCATGACCCTGCAGCCAGTTTACCAGTCAATCATGCAGGGTAACGTGCAGCAGGCGACGGCGGCAGTGCAGGCGTTACAACCGCAGGAGAACGACGCCGATTTCAAATATAAGCATGAGCTGTACGCAACAGCTCAGTCAAAGCTGAACCAGGTGCTGAAGGCGCGCGAGTCTGATCCGGGAACCTGGCTGCAACAATATTCTCCGGTGGTGCAGAGCGCGTTTGCCGAATACCAGAACAATCAGGCATCAGGGGAATATCTGGTTTCGCGCATCCAGTCCGAGAAAGACCGGCTGGGCATCCGCAGCAAAAAAGTTCTTCCCGACACGATGGTAAACAGCCTGCTTGAACGCATCGATAATTCTCAGGAATCGAGCGTCACCGCGATCCAGTCGGTGGCGCAGTCGTTCGGGAAATACTCCGATCAGGTGATGCAGCAGGTGCAGAAAAATGCATTCCCGGCGCTACAGGTTGTGATGGCTACAGAAAACCCGCGTGCAGCCAACGCGCTCTGGCAGAACCGCAGCGTTAAAACGGCTGACCTGCGGGGAAGTTTCGAGAAGCCTGATGCTGATAAAGCTGATTCATCGTGGAACGATCAGGCGAAAGATTTCGCCAGCACGATGGTTGTACAGCCAGGCGGCACTGCCGTTTGGAACAACTTCAACGAGCAAGGCAAGCGCCTGACGTATATCAACATGCAGCGTGGCATGTCACCGTCTGATGCGGCGAAACAGGCGTATCAGGACATTCTGGGAGAGCAATACCAGACCAGTGGAACGTGGCGCCTGCCAAATCGCACCGGGCTTGATCTGCGCGACGTAACCGACGGCGCAAACGCCTACCTTGAAAATCTGTCAGCCGAGCAGATTATGCCGCTGATAGGCGACCCTCGTCTGCCAGAGTCGGTCAACAAAGAGCAAAGCCTGTCTCGAATCAAAGAGAGCGCGCAGTGGGTTACGAACAGCAATGAAAGCGGGCTTACTCTGATGATGAATGGCCTGCTGGTGAACGGTGCCGACGGCAACCCGATCACCGTTCCATTCAGCGATCTGGCGAAACTGGGAACAGGCAACCGATCTACCTGGAACAAACTGACCAAATTTATCGACACGCCAGTGAAATACACGCCAGGCCAGTCGAAAAATTACAGCGTAGAGAGCCAACGCGAAAACATTCTCGACATCCTCCAGAACGGCCAGCAGTCAGGACGATAA
- a CDS encoding Bbp19 family protein: protein MTDAYDIYAEDQPTAEQIAQQKIREERDADDIRAVMDTESGRRVIWRVLSQGKPFSTTFAGDPYVTAFNEGQRNMAVVLMTHVMTCCPELYLKMADEAAKQE from the coding sequence ATGACTGATGCATACGACATCTACGCAGAAGACCAGCCGACAGCTGAGCAAATCGCCCAGCAGAAAATCCGCGAAGAACGAGACGCCGATGATATCCGTGCCGTGATGGACACCGAGTCAGGCCGCCGCGTCATCTGGCGCGTGCTCTCTCAAGGCAAGCCGTTTTCGACGACGTTCGCTGGTGATCCATACGTAACCGCATTTAACGAAGGGCAGAGAAACATGGCAGTCGTGCTGATGACGCACGTCATGACCTGCTGCCCGGAATTGTATCTGAAGATGGCCGACGAGGCCGCCAAACAGGAGTGA
- the gp10 gene encoding capsid staple protein — protein sequence MDLVNLKNGTDTYQDESGETKTRDDYPWGLRINLDNETLKKLGVSMPAVGSEVMITARAVVKGTSVRDDGDEKYQNADVQITDMAIAPAQAEQQKSAADTLYGGGE from the coding sequence ATGGATCTGGTAAATCTCAAAAACGGCACCGACACCTATCAGGACGAAAGCGGCGAAACCAAAACCCGCGATGATTATCCGTGGGGTCTGCGCATCAACCTTGATAATGAAACACTGAAAAAGCTCGGCGTAAGCATGCCCGCCGTCGGTTCGGAAGTGATGATTACCGCGCGTGCGGTCGTTAAGGGCACATCAGTGCGCGATGACGGTGATGAAAAGTATCAGAACGCTGACGTTCAGATCACTGATATGGCAATCGCACCGGCTCAGGCTGAACAGCAGAAGTCGGCCGCTGACACGCTCTACGGCGGGGGTGAATAA
- a CDS encoding Bbp16 family capsid cement protein: MILDKLLMFSEAQAVTASAASTDVIDLGPIDGTRRDIGVGEPLEWFVTVNTTATAAGAATVNVNLQTSTDNSTWTTIASSGDLALAALTAGKRIVSQKVPQGVQRYLRLNYTVGTGPLTAGAFTSGINLDVDGNNTYYATRSRITG, translated from the coding sequence ATGATCCTCGACAAACTGTTGATGTTCTCCGAAGCGCAGGCGGTTACCGCGTCGGCAGCTTCCACTGATGTGATCGACCTCGGCCCGATTGACGGCACCCGCCGCGATATCGGTGTCGGTGAACCGCTGGAGTGGTTCGTTACCGTCAACACCACGGCGACCGCTGCAGGTGCTGCAACGGTCAACGTTAACCTGCAAACCAGCACGGATAACTCCACCTGGACGACTATCGCGAGCTCTGGCGATCTGGCTCTGGCCGCGTTGACCGCTGGCAAGCGCATCGTCTCGCAGAAGGTGCCGCAGGGCGTGCAGCGTTACTTGCGCCTGAACTACACCGTAGGAACCGGGCCGCTTACTGCTGGCGCATTCACCTCCGGCATCAACCTCGACGTAGACGGTAACAACACCTACTACGCCACCCGCTCACGAATCACTGGTTGA
- a CDS encoding peptidase, with product MNLFQRLLFRRLCNEQPADGGAGGGGAPSDAAGATATDQSQGNAEQQPGAQAEDQSQDPAEQKTDDGAEQPKKDEEKPGEKKDETKKPEGAPEKYELTAGEGVELDAAAVKEFEPIARELNLSNEQAQKLVDVYASKILPLVNQQQLAAWQKQGEEWQAAIKADKEIGGDKLTSSISAAQRAIDQFGTPELKEYLEASGLGNNPALVRFCVQVGKAMSEDNMVTGGNQGQRSAAEVLYGK from the coding sequence ATGAATCTGTTTCAACGTCTCTTATTTCGTCGCCTTTGCAATGAGCAGCCTGCCGACGGCGGCGCTGGCGGCGGTGGCGCACCATCTGATGCCGCTGGCGCAACTGCAACCGATCAGAGTCAGGGCAATGCAGAACAGCAGCCTGGCGCGCAGGCAGAAGACCAGTCTCAGGATCCGGCAGAACAGAAAACCGATGACGGCGCAGAGCAGCCGAAAAAGGACGAAGAGAAGCCGGGCGAAAAGAAAGACGAAACCAAAAAGCCGGAAGGCGCGCCGGAAAAATATGAGCTGACTGCGGGCGAGGGCGTCGAGCTGGATGCTGCGGCGGTGAAAGAGTTTGAGCCGATCGCGCGTGAGCTGAACCTCAGCAACGAGCAGGCGCAGAAGCTGGTGGACGTTTATGCCTCAAAAATCCTGCCGCTGGTTAATCAGCAGCAGCTCGCTGCCTGGCAGAAGCAGGGCGAAGAGTGGCAGGCGGCCATTAAGGCCGACAAAGAAATCGGCGGCGACAAGCTGACGTCCAGCATCAGCGCTGCGCAGCGCGCGATCGACCAGTTCGGCACTCCCGAGCTGAAAGAATACCTGGAAGCGTCCGGGCTCGGGAATAACCCCGCGCTGGTGCGTTTCTGCGTACAGGTCGGTAAAGCCATGTCGGAAGACAACATGGTTACCGGCGGAAATCAAGGCCAGCGTAGTGCGGCCGAAGTGCTCTATGGCAAATAA
- a CDS encoding virion core protein, T7 gp14 family: MCSPAIALAGASVALGGLSAYNQYQNGKYQSAVAEQNADVAEAQAQDSINRGNAQADEVRRRNRQAMGTQAATSAATGADISTGNALDIFGDTAQFGELDALTTVNNAQREAYGFNVQAENYRSEASAARKQGSMGALTTLLTAPLNAYGAYKIAGGAWAPFTQSKAAPITAAVGTPTGR; encoded by the coding sequence ATGTGTAGCCCAGCTATCGCGCTGGCGGGCGCAAGCGTCGCGCTTGGCGGCCTGTCGGCGTACAACCAGTACCAGAACGGGAAATATCAATCTGCTGTTGCTGAGCAGAATGCAGACGTTGCAGAAGCCCAGGCGCAGGATTCGATAAACCGCGGCAATGCGCAGGCTGACGAAGTCAGACGCCGAAACCGCCAGGCCATGGGCACACAGGCGGCCACCTCAGCAGCGACCGGTGCAGACATCAGCACCGGCAATGCCCTTGATATCTTCGGCGATACGGCGCAATTCGGCGAACTAGATGCACTCACTACAGTGAATAATGCCCAGCGTGAGGCTTACGGTTTCAATGTGCAGGCGGAAAACTATCGTTCGGAAGCAAGCGCGGCTCGCAAGCAGGGCAGTATGGGCGCGCTTACTACGCTGCTTACCGCACCGCTGAATGCATACGGCGCTTATAAGATTGCTGGCGGAGCCTGGGCTCCGTTTACGCAAAGCAAGGCCGCGCCGATCACCGCCGCTGTCGGTACTCCAACAGGTCGATAA